A portion of the Lolium rigidum isolate FL_2022 chromosome 1, APGP_CSIRO_Lrig_0.1, whole genome shotgun sequence genome contains these proteins:
- the LOC124706346 gene encoding ABC transporter C family member 13: MGGPMCIHGMQNVRRRLLEKLFVFGLPSFAACLSLLGLAVLVKKKVEGIDVPNHELLFRCSQFLAWVSVSLVSANGLLFEILYNPFICICWMLKILLEIPHLQYTLTVIKAMSYFTEILSFSTSITFGLFLIVATAAGRLCNKREVNSIEAPLILNNENSETESTNLVYKHHNIWELLTFKSVNPMMDIGITRQLDFADLLELPSELRADSCYDKLLSSWTAEHQNHHADPSLLRAMFHAYGWIYLRLGMLKVINDSISFVSPLLLNKFIRLIQQGSVGMDGYTIAISLGLTSIIKSFLDTQYSFRLAKLKLMLRSSIMGIVYQKCLCLSVSERSRFSEGEIQTFMSVDVDRTINLCNSLHDAWSLPLQIGLALYLLYTQVNYAFLSGLAITIILIPVNKSISTRIATATQQMMKQKDERISCAGELLAHIRTVKMYSWEKLFTQRLKKRRELEVTHLATRKYLDAWCVYFWATTPTLFSLFTFSIFAIMGHSLDAATVFTCVALFNTLISPLNSFPWVINGMIDAVISSRRLRNYLSSPEHCSSELMASTDVAKDDVQRNTETIYDPTAVVIRNVCCSWSNRSTAEPNIILRDISLQLPKGLFIAIVGEVGSGKSSLLNSIIGEMSIISGSINTCGSIAYVPQVPWILSGSLRDNILIGKGFDTKRYEEVIQACTLDVDISAMVGGDMSHIGEKGLNLSGGQRARLALARALYHDSDIYLFDDILSAVDSQVASWILEKAIMGPQMKQKTRLLSTHNLHAISAADMIVVMANGFVKWFGTSECFLATPHSTISEPDSSHAFSATISQKDKGPSTSEFITKDMLNNDSVVDEEEKSDQAEAEARKEGMVELIVYKKYATFAGWSMVLLIFLSAFLMQASRNGNDLWLTYWVDTSTGTKNTRFYLTILAVFGIINSLFTLGRAFSFAYGGLCAAIQIHADLLSNLIGAPVSFFDQNPSGRILNRLSSDLYAIDDSLPFILNIFVANFFSLLGTLVVLCYSQVTFLLILIPLWLIYSKVQFYYRSTSREVRRLDSVARSPIYSSFTEILDGSSTIRAFQKEGFFLQRFIQHLTLYQKTSYSELMAGLWLSLRLQLLAGSIILFIAVMAVVGFHNNSNVNFVTPGLVGLALSYAAPFVSLLNGFLTTFTETEKEMISVERVVEYVGIPQEELQGSESPHRSWPTEGKIEFEHVTLRYKADLPPALNDVSFHVESGMQVGIIGRTGAGKSSILNALFRLAPICNGRILVDGFDVAKVAVRDLRGHFAVVPQSPFLFDGSLRENLDPFSITTDLRIWEALEKCHMKAEIESIGGLDIHVKESGGSFSVGQRQLLCLARAILKSSKVLCLDECTANVDNQTASLLQNTISAECKGMTVLTIAHRISTVMKMDNILVLDDGKLVEEGNPEVLMNDRFSRFSRFAKASTM, from the exons ATGGGCGGGCCTATGTGTATTCATGGTATGCAG AATGTCAGGAGACGTTTGCTAGAGAAGTTGTTTGTATTTGGCCTACCTAGCTTTGCAGCCTGCCTTTCTTTGCTTGGGTTAGCTGTGCTTGTAAAGAAGAAAGTTGAAGGCATAGATGTCCCAAATCATGAATTATTGTTCAGATGCTCCCAGTTTCTTGCATGG GTATCTGTCAGTCTTGTCTCTGCCAATGGACTTTTGTTCGAAATACTCTATAACCCATTCATCTGCATCTGCTGGATGTTGAAGATTCTACTAGAGATACCTCATTTGCAATACACACTCACAGTAATAAAG GCAATGTCATATTTTACGGAGATCCTCTCATTCTCGACATCAATTACATTTGGACTTTTTCTTATTGTTGCAACTGCAGCAGGCCGATTATGCAACAAAAG AGAAGTGAACTCTATCGAAGCTCCACTCATTCTGAACAATGAAAATTCTGAGACTGAAAGCACAAACTTG GTATATAAGCACCACAATATCTGGGAACTGTTGACTTTTAAGTCTGTTAATCCAATGATGGACATTGGTATCACAAGACAACTTGATTTCGCAGATCTACTTGAATTACCTTCTGAGCTCAGAGCTGATTCTTGTTATGACAAACTTCTGTCTTCATGGACTGCTGAACATCAAAATCATCATGCTGATCCATCTCTACTTAGAGCTATGTTTCACGCTTATGGATGGATTTACTTACGTTTGGGCATGTTAAAG GTGATAAATGACAGTATCAGTTTTGTTAGCCCACtgctactcaacaagttcataaggCTTATTCAACAAG GTTCTGTTGGCATGGATGGATATACTATTGCCATTTCTCTAGGATTGACTTCAATTATCAA GTCATTTTTGGATACCCAGTACTCATTTCGTCTAGCAAAGCTCAAGTTGATGTTACGATCAAGTATCATGGGAATAGTTTACCAGAAG TGCCTATGCCTCAGTGTATCTGAGCGTTCTAGGTTCTCTGAAGGAGAAATACAGACCTTCATGTCTGTTGATGTTGACCGCACAATTAACTTATGTAACAGCCTTCATGATGCTTGGAG CTTGCCTTTGCAGATTGGACTTGCTCTTTACCTATTGTATACACAAGTAAATTATGCATTCCTATCTGGACTTGCAATAACAATCATACTAATACCAG TGAACAAGTCAATTTCTACAAGGATTGCTACTGCCACGCAACAGATGATGAAGCAAAAAGATGAGAG GATAAGTTGTGCAGGAGAACTCTTAGCACACATTAGAACAGTGAAGATGTATAGCTGGGAGAAACTTTTCACCCAACGCTTGAAGAAAAGAAGAGAATTAGAAGTGACGCATCTTGCG ACTAGAAAATATCTGGATGCATGGTGTGTCTATTTCTGGGCAACCACACCAACGTTATTCTCCCTTTTCACCTTTTCCATATTTGCAATAATGGGTCACTCGCTGGATGCTGCAACG GTCTTCACCTGTGTCGCACTCTTCAACACATTGATATCCCCATTAAACTCATTCCCATGGGTTATTAACGGGATGATTGAT GCTGTTATATCTAGTAGGAGACTGCGCAATTATTTGTCTTCTCCAGAGCATTGCTCTTCTGAGTTGATGGCATCAACTGATGTTGCAAAGGATGACGTTCAAAGAAATACTGAAACAATTTATGATCCCACAGCTGTTGTCATCAGGAATGTATGTTGTTCATGGTCTAATCGCTCAACTGCTGAGCCCAACATTATTCTCAGAGACATATCTCTACAACTACCAAAAGGCCTTTTCATTGCAATCGTAGGCGAG GTTGGTTCGGGCAAGTCATCTTTGCTGAATTCTATTATTGGGGAAATGTCTATCATCAGTGGTTCTATCAACACATGTGGTTCGATTGCATATGTACCACAG GTACCTTGGATATTATCTGGTTCTTTACGAGATAACATTTTGATTGGAAAAGGATTTGATACAAAGAG ATATGAAGAAGTAATACAGGCATGTACCCTTGATGTCGATATCTCAGCAATGGTTGGCGGAGATATGTCACACATTGGAGAGAAAGGTCTCAACTTATCTGGAGGACAGAGAGCCCGTCTAGCATTGGCAAG GGCTTTGTATCATGACTCTGATATATACTTGTTTGATGATATACTTAGTGCAGTTGACTCACAGGTTGCTTCGTGGATCCTGGAAAAAGCCATTATGGGACCACAAATGAAGCAAAAAACACGATTATTAAGCACTCACAATCTCCAT gCCATTTCCGCTGCAGATATGATTGTGGTCATGGCTAATGGATTTGTAAAGTGGTTTGGTACATCGGAATGTTTCTTGGCAACTCCACATTCAACAATATCTGAGCCAGATAGTTCACATGCTTTCTCAGCAACAATTTCACAAAAAGATAAAGGACCAAGCACCTCTGAATTCATAACTAAAGATATGCTTAACAATGATTCAGTGGTTGATGAGGAGGAAAAAAGTGATCAGGCTGAAGCAGAGGCCAGGAAAGAAGGCATGGTTGAGCTTATTGTGTACAA AAAATATGCAACATTTGCGGGATGGTCAATGGTACTTCTAATATTTTTAAGTGCATTCCTGATGCAAGCATCTCGTAATGGGAACGATCTTTGGTTGACTTACTGGGTTGATACCAGCACAGGTACCAAAAATACAAGATTTTATCTG ACTATCCTTGCTGTGTTTGGAATAATCAACTCCCTTTTCACATTGGGAAGGGCATTTTCTTTTGCATACGGTGGCCTATGTGCAGCAATTCAGATACATGCTGATCTTCTCAGCAATCTCATCGGTGCCCCAGTTTCTTTTTTTGACCAAAATCCCAGTGGACGAATACTGAATAG ATTATCGTCAGACCTCTACGCTATTGATGATTCTCTTCCATTTATCCTCAATATATTTGTGGCCAACTTCTTCAGCTTACTTGGCACTCTTGTTGTCTTGTGCTATTCACAG GTTACATTCCTACTCATCTTAATTCCCCTCTGGCTTATCTACAGCAAAGTGCAG TTCTATTACAGGTCGACATCACGTGAAGTAAGGCGACTTGACAGTGTTGCCCGCTCACCTATCTATTCATCTTTTACAGAGATACTTGATGGTTCATCAACAATAAGAGCATTTCAGAAGGAA GGATTCTTCTTACAGCGATTCATCCAACATCTGACACTATATCAGAAAACATCCTACTCTGAGCTTATGGCTGGTCTGTGGCTCTCATTAAGACTCCAG TTGTTGGCAGGGTCAATCATTTTGTTCATTGCTGTAATGGCCGTCGTTGGCTTCCATAACAACTCGAATGTTAACTTTGTTACACCCGGATTG GTAGGCCTGGCGCTATCATATGCAGCACCTTTTGTATCGCTGTTGAATGGCTTCTTGACCACTTTTACAGAGACAGAGAAGGAAATGATTTCTGTTGAGAGGGTTGTTGAg TATGTTGGTATACCTCAAGAAGAACTCCAGGGATCAGAATCTCCTCACAGAAGTTGGCCAACAGAAGGGAAGATTGAGTTTGAGCATGTAACTCTAAGGTACAAAGCGGATTTACCACCTGCTTTGAATGATGTCTCATTCCATGTTGAATCTGGCATGCAG GTTGGGATAATAGGAAGGACTGGAGCAGGAAAATCCAGTATACTGAATGCACTTTTCCGTTTAGCTCCAATCTGCAACGGCCGCATCTTAGTAGATGGCTTTGATGTGGCCAAAGTTGCTGTCCGAGATCTCCGTGGGCATTTTGCAGTAGTGCCCCAGAGTCCGTTCTTGTTTGATGGTTCGTTGAG GGAGAACCTAGACCCTTTCAGTATAACAACAGATCTGAGGATATGGGAAGCCCTTGAAAAATGCCATATGAAGGCAGAGATCGAATCAATAGGAGGACTCGATATCCATGTGAAGGAAAGTGGTGGATCCTTCTCAGTAGGCCAGCGACAACTCCTATGTCTCGCCCGTGCCATCCTAAAATCATCCAAG GTTCTTTGCCTTGATGAGTGCACAGCCAACGTTGATAATCAAACAGCATCCCTGTTACAGAATACTATTTCTGCTGAATGCAAAGGCATGACAGTGCTCACCATAGCCCATCGTAtttcaacggtgatgaagatggacaaTATTCTGGTTCTTGATGACGGCAAACTG GTTGAAGAAGGAAACCCAGAGGTTCTTATGAATGACAGATTCTCAAGATTCTCCCGATTTGCGAAGGCATCTACAATGTGA
- the LOC124670637 gene encoding hydrophobic protein OSR8-like: MGLCSCCCRCLEILCAILLPPLGVCLRHGCCSMEFWISVLLTILGYLPGVLYAAYVILSVDPDRARRNGDPDDYIYVA; this comes from the exons ATGGGGCTGTGCTCGTGCTGCTGCCGGTGCCTGGAGATCCTCTGCGCCATCCTCCTCCCGCCCCTCGGCGTCTGCCTCCGCCACGGCTGCTGCTCC ATGGAGTTCTGGATCAGCGTCCTGCTCACCATCCTCGGCTACCTGCCAGGTGTCCTCTACGCCGCCTACGTCATCCTCTCCGTCGACCCCGACCGCGCCCGCCGCAACGGCGACCCCGACGACTACATCTACGTCGCCTGA